From Amphiura filiformis chromosome 20, Afil_fr2py, whole genome shotgun sequence, a single genomic window includes:
- the LOC140142197 gene encoding uncharacterized protein, which yields MEWLEQKAIANAPIACRPKLWKRYVDDILEIIPKGTTQELTDHLNKADPTNNIKFTHEEEAEGKIPFLDTLINRKEDGSVKTTVYRKKTHTDQYLNFASQHPLHQKLGVVRTLLDRKDAIVTEEEDKQQEEEHIKHALNQCGYPNWTIEKVKHQIRDKTKAKKKVKDKNTERSKGMVVIPYVQGVSERLQRVFKKHNIQTAMRPRNTLKQNLVHPKDKIEATKTCDCVYEIPCKSCKKSYIGETGRPFGVRLKEHLKESEKITERKFTRAVRKESVDEL from the coding sequence ATGGAATGGCTGGAACAAAAAGCCATAGCCAATGCACCCATCGCTTGTCGTCCGAAATTATGGAAAAGATATGTCGACGATATCCTCGAGATTATACCAAAGGGCACTACGCAAGAACTGACAGATCACCTCAACAAAGCGGATCCAACCAACAACATTAAGTTCACGCACGAGGAAGAGGCAGAAGGAAAAATACCTTTCCTCGATACGCTGATCAATCGGAAAGAAGACGGTTCGGTAAAGACAACAGTGTACAGAAAGAAAACGCACACCGACCAGTATTTAAACTTTGCTTCGCAACATCCCTTACACCAAAAATTGGGTGTAGTCAGAACATTGCTTGATCGGAAAGACGCGATTGTAACGGAAGAGGAGGATAAACAACAGGAGGAGGAACACATCAAACATGCGCTAAATCAATGTGGATATCCTAACTGGACGattgaaaaagtaaaacatcAGATCAGAGATAAAACCAAAGCGAAGAAGAAAGTAAAGGACAAGAACACAGAAAGAAGTAAGGGCATGGTAGTGATACCATATGTCCAAGGTGTATCTGAAAGACTGCAACGTGTGTTTAAAAAGCATAACATCCAGACAGCGATGAGACCACGCAATACGCTGAAACAAAACCTTgtacaccccaaagacaaaatagAAGCCACCAAAACTTGCGATTGTGTTTACGAAATACCATGCAAAAGTTGCAAGAAGTCGTACATTGGGGAAACCGGCAGACCTTTCGGGGTAAGACtgaaagaacatttaaaagaATCGGAAAAGATAACAGAGAGGAAATTCACACGCGCTGTTCGAAAGGAGTCGGTCGATGAATTATGA